One stretch of Pelmatolapia mariae isolate MD_Pm_ZW linkage group LG3_W, Pm_UMD_F_2, whole genome shotgun sequence DNA includes these proteins:
- the tmem88b gene encoding transmembrane protein 88 b — protein MSMTGTLERGAHHQALDLSEELPPHHHHTNHHQQQHLHHSNSLASTTAVGGGRETPSRVVVPPPYSAAESGGGGSEAPLELRGSLDCWACSVLVTAQNVLIAAINACLAGLVFGIILTPAIVMVVFGFLCHSTVRPHGTTPYCSDLLTDGGCVALLVVGFLLVTPLLVLALAAYCRLARHLQLGLCFIPYSRAVYKNLPATQHRGLGTGCCGGRDAADGGGKGKVWV, from the exons ATGAGTATGACTGGTACTCTCGAGAGGGGGGCACACCATCAGGCCTTGGATTTGTCTGAGGAACTGCCACCTCACCATCACCACACcaaccaccaccagcagcagcatcttCACCATTCCAACTCCCTGGCATCCACCACGGCTGTGGGTGGAGGGAGAGAAACACCTTCACGTGTGGTTGTGCCTCCTCCTTATTCTGCAGCCGAGAGTGGCGGCGGGGGAAGCGAGGCTCCTCTGGAGCTGCGGGGATCTCTCGACTGCTGGGCCTGCTCGGTGCTGGTGACCGCTCAGAACGTGCTGATCGCCGCAATCAACGCGTGCCTCGCTGGACTGGTGTTCGGGATCATCCTGACACCAGCCATCGTCATGGTTGTGTTTGGCTTCCTCTGTCACTCTACA GTGCGCCCCCATGGAACTACACCCTACTGCTCAGACCTACTGACCGATGGAGGCTGTGTGGCTTTGCTGGTGGTGGGCTTCCTCTTGGTCACCCCTCTGCTAGTCCTGGCGCTGGCTGCATACTGTCGTCTGGCCCGACACCTCCAGCTGGGCCTGTGTTTCATTCCATACAGCCGGGCCGTGTACAAGAACCTCCCGGCCACCCAGCATCGTGGCCTGGGCACGGGCTGCTGCGGGGGTCGAGATGCTGCTGATGGCGGTGGAAAGGGGAAGGTCTGGGTGTGA